In Blautia wexlerae DSM 19850, a single window of DNA contains:
- a CDS encoding response regulator, producing the protein MKVVIIDDEPLISDKLKRIMETGLRGMHTVCAFTDAQMALDYIEQEKPGVILTDIRMPGITGIDLAKQINQMDYGAKIVFLTGYAEFEYARYGIEYKVFDYLLKPVDEQEAIKCLNRAISAFHAEQKHTEMYQIFQDYFVKNQELIRQQFVEKLFFQPVIFSEKQMELQKQKLRIAINGYRVVAVTYDRNHMPLEEESYYSYIIHEFFLKKFKEILALEHGGIFYMIWPTEEKTLWKFCSKLELIRRELAQLQPLDCMIAVSHYSENLSDIQQMKKEVLKCLEYGKDTGCTQLLSYQDLPMEYKENDFFDVTEAITELIRYLRSGNKKKIFEQMQKIINETEKETEKYFNNIMELIGANIFLFLSGIPLDKESKNKITESFEQQIHVQSERKTKADYMKYWLEYIADNIQSMHNNDQNQLIQQIYKYLNDNFSQPIGLTNVSEHVNRNPSYISRFIKQATGRKFSEILAELRLEKAKKLLRSSNLKITQIAEQVGYPNLQYFTRVFTGQMNMTPAEYRKITTYF; encoded by the coding sequence ATGAAAGTGGTAATTATAGATGATGAACCATTGATATCAGACAAATTAAAAAGGATCATGGAAACGGGACTACGGGGTATGCATACGGTTTGTGCTTTTACAGATGCACAGATGGCATTGGATTATATTGAACAGGAAAAACCTGGGGTTATTTTGACAGATATTCGTATGCCGGGCATCACTGGAATCGATCTGGCAAAGCAGATCAATCAAATGGATTATGGAGCAAAAATTGTTTTTCTGACTGGATATGCAGAGTTTGAATATGCCAGATATGGAATAGAGTATAAAGTTTTTGACTATCTTTTAAAGCCCGTAGATGAACAGGAAGCAATCAAGTGCTTAAATCGAGCGATTAGTGCATTTCATGCAGAACAAAAACATACGGAAATGTATCAGATTTTCCAGGATTATTTTGTTAAAAATCAGGAGCTGATCAGACAACAATTTGTGGAAAAACTCTTTTTTCAACCTGTAATTTTTTCAGAAAAACAGATGGAACTGCAAAAGCAGAAGCTGCGGATTGCAATAAACGGATATAGAGTGGTGGCTGTTACATATGACAGGAATCATATGCCTTTGGAAGAAGAGAGCTATTACAGTTATATAATCCATGAATTTTTTCTGAAAAAATTTAAAGAGATACTGGCACTGGAACATGGTGGTATCTTTTATATGATCTGGCCAACAGAAGAAAAGACACTGTGGAAATTCTGCAGTAAATTAGAGCTGATCAGAAGAGAACTGGCCCAGTTGCAGCCACTGGATTGTATGATAGCTGTCAGCCATTATTCTGAAAATCTGTCTGATATTCAACAGATGAAAAAGGAAGTGTTGAAATGTCTGGAATACGGAAAAGATACGGGATGTACGCAGTTGCTTTCATATCAGGATTTACCGATGGAATATAAGGAAAATGACTTTTTCGATGTTACAGAAGCAATTACAGAACTGATCAGATATCTTCGATCCGGTAATAAGAAAAAAATATTCGAACAGATGCAGAAGATTATCAATGAGACAGAGAAAGAGACAGAAAAATATTTTAACAATATCATGGAGTTGATAGGTGCCAATATATTTTTATTTCTTTCAGGAATTCCATTGGATAAGGAAAGCAAAAATAAGATTACGGAATCATTTGAGCAACAGATTCATGTACAATCGGAAAGAAAGACAAAAGCAGACTATATGAAATATTGGCTGGAGTATATTGCAGATAATATTCAAAGTATGCATAATAATGATCAGAATCAGCTAATCCAGCAAATTTATAAATATCTGAATGATAATTTTTCACAACCAATCGGTCTGACAAATGTTTCAGAACATGTAAACAGAAATCCTTCGTATATCAGTCGTTTTATCAAACAGGCTACCGGAAGAAAATTTTCTGAAATTCTTGCAGAACTGCGTTTGGAGAAGGCAAAAAAATTATTACGTTCGTCTAATTTAAAGATTACTCAGATAGCAGAACAGGTAGGATATCCCAATCTACAATATTTTACCCGGGTTTTTACTGGACAGATGAATATGACACCGGCAGAATATCGGAAAATTACAACTTATTTTTAA
- a CDS encoding sensor histidine kinase — MFDQMKQMVYDQTEQNVMEKKKLVNTLLDNYNQATIKFLYYTNEVQEYLNTRQSVLSVEEQEKLTDMISYQIGSLITNNQDALMNVCIYNKFNELYINNAIYYNTIEQTNDFAEILKEAAEEKHGKPVLRINPVRKNMITFARNIYVPQIEKSDEKIGFLMMDIDKTGMEKIIQTGEDRDVNAILILDSENNILVNGSNLSDDKCKTILKEPSGNYKIIRYNLQYDGCSLVGILDKNLLFKSVYKIFFKEMVMILAAISIISIALFITAAKIAEQIQKFIVKLRQTTEINSNAYVEVDSNDEFRELANVYNAMLERIDLLIQQVYKQQLLMKDAQIESLQAQINPHFLYNTLDCINSLADMGKTTEVKKTVTSLGSIMRMSIKGAQFLKIEEELKYVNQYLYIQKMRFQEHIICLVEIPEQLYEYYIPKLMIQPLLENAIVHGVSELKETGMIAVTGKETEDAIYITVKDNGNGMPETIIRQLEEIRENGILKEKEHIGIFNIQQRLLLLYGKEYGLTVEHVKPSGTAVTICIPKTKGEKGYESGNYR, encoded by the coding sequence ATGTTTGATCAGATGAAGCAGATGGTATATGATCAGACAGAACAGAATGTTATGGAAAAAAAGAAGCTGGTTAATACATTATTAGATAATTATAATCAGGCTACCATAAAATTTTTATATTATACAAATGAAGTGCAGGAATATTTAAATACCCGTCAAAGTGTATTAAGTGTTGAAGAGCAGGAAAAACTGACTGATATGATTTCTTATCAGATAGGATCTCTTATTACAAATAATCAGGATGCGTTAATGAATGTGTGTATTTATAATAAGTTTAACGAATTATATATTAATAATGCAATTTATTATAATACAATAGAACAGACAAATGATTTTGCAGAAATACTGAAAGAAGCAGCAGAAGAAAAGCATGGAAAGCCGGTGCTTCGTATAAATCCCGTGAGGAAAAATATGATTACTTTTGCAAGAAATATCTACGTTCCCCAAATAGAAAAAAGTGATGAAAAAATCGGATTTCTGATGATGGATATTGACAAAACGGGTATGGAAAAAATCATACAGACAGGAGAGGATAGAGATGTGAACGCTATTCTCATATTGGATTCAGAAAATAATATTCTGGTTAATGGTTCAAATTTATCTGATGATAAATGTAAAACCATTTTGAAAGAACCATCTGGAAATTATAAAATTATCAGATATAATCTTCAATATGATGGGTGTAGTCTTGTAGGAATTTTGGATAAAAATCTGCTTTTTAAGAGTGTATATAAAATTTTCTTCAAAGAGATGGTGATGATTTTGGCTGCAATTTCAATTATTTCAATTGCATTATTCATAACTGCGGCTAAAATTGCAGAACAGATTCAGAAATTTATTGTAAAATTACGTCAGACTACAGAGATAAATTCCAATGCGTATGTTGAGGTTGATTCCAATGATGAATTTAGAGAACTGGCAAATGTTTATAATGCGATGTTGGAAAGAATTGACTTGCTGATTCAGCAGGTATATAAACAGCAGTTGTTAATGAAAGATGCCCAGATTGAATCTCTTCAGGCTCAGATTAACCCACACTTTCTATATAATACATTAGACTGTATTAATAGTCTTGCTGATATGGGTAAGACTACGGAAGTTAAAAAGACGGTAACATCTCTTGGAAGCATTATGAGAATGTCTATTAAAGGGGCACAGTTTTTAAAGATTGAAGAAGAATTAAAGTATGTAAATCAATATTTGTATATTCAGAAAATGCGCTTTCAGGAACATATTATCTGTCTGGTAGAAATACCGGAACAATTATATGAATATTACATTCCAAAGCTGATGATACAGCCGCTTTTGGAAAATGCAATTGTCCATGGGGTTTCAGAATTGAAAGAAACAGGAATGATAGCAGTAACCGGGAAGGAAACGGAAGATGCAATTTATATTACTGTAAAAGATAATGGAAATGGGATGCCGGAAACTATTATCAGACAGCTGGAAGAAATAAGAGAAAATGGAATACTGAAAGAGAAGGAACACATTGGTATCTTTAATATTCAGCAAAGACTTTTGCTACTGTACGGAAAGGAATATGGTTTGACTGTGGAACATGTAAAGCCATCGGGGACAGCAGTAACCATCTGTATTCCCAAAACAAAGGGGGAAAAAGGATATGAAAGTGGTAATTATAGATGA
- a CDS encoding carbohydrate ABC transporter permease, giving the protein MLDCCKKNKWFYFGLTIPSMLLYVLALAGPLLLGTLPASFYNWNLIKGNKDFVGLGNYTKLLGDETFIHSVVFTLILAVISILMSNLIGFVIAYFLDSNVRCKGVIRSLFFIPNIISGVMVSFVWSFIFTGAIPNLAKILHVDALANISWFGNAGTAAFTVILVTTWQSTGFLMMLYITGLQTIQKDVLEAAVLDGCTGIKKIIYIQLPLLMPTITINLFVSIAGAFKAFDIPLSLTGGGPANSTQTIALNIYNDAFGSFKMGYGSAKSIILFLLVGIIALIQLKITRKREVQM; this is encoded by the coding sequence ATGTTGGATTGTTGTAAAAAAAATAAATGGTTTTATTTTGGTCTTACGATTCCGTCGATGTTATTATACGTTCTTGCACTTGCAGGTCCATTACTTTTAGGAACACTTCCGGCATCTTTTTATAATTGGAATTTGATAAAAGGAAATAAAGATTTTGTCGGTCTGGGAAATTACACTAAGCTTCTTGGAGACGAGACATTCATTCATTCTGTGGTATTTACTTTAATTCTGGCGGTAATATCAATTTTAATGTCAAATCTGATTGGCTTTGTAATAGCATATTTTTTAGATTCAAATGTACGGTGTAAAGGCGTAATACGTTCTTTATTTTTTATTCCTAATATTATCAGTGGTGTAATGGTTTCTTTTGTATGGTCTTTTATTTTTACAGGAGCCATTCCAAATCTGGCCAAAATTTTGCACGTAGATGCATTGGCTAATATCAGCTGGTTTGGAAATGCAGGTACTGCGGCTTTTACAGTTATTTTAGTAACAACATGGCAGTCTACCGGTTTTCTTATGATGTTATACATTACAGGATTGCAGACAATACAAAAAGATGTGTTGGAAGCAGCTGTTCTGGATGGATGTACAGGAATTAAGAAAATTATTTATATCCAATTGCCATTGTTAATGCCGACAATTACAATTAATCTCTTTGTATCAATTGCAGGAGCTTTCAAAGCATTTGACATTCCGTTATCACTGACTGGTGGAGGTCCGGCAAATAGTACACAGACAATTGCACTGAATATATATAATGATGCATTTGGTTCGTTTAAAATGGGATATGGCTCTGCAAAATCTATAATACTGTTTTTATTGGTAGGTATTATTGCATTGATTCAGCTTAAGATTACTAGAAAAAGGGAGGTACAGATGTAA
- a CDS encoding SIR2 family protein → MTLQEVVARFNTTPFLFAGSGITRRYYGLPDWVGLLTYFAEKVKKDPFAYRFYENKASETEHTEEKLPLVASYIEKDFNDAWFNNEEGIRSDSEKVYSSVSTGVSPFKAEISEYIASLSTVNPVYADEVEKLRNIAKDNLSGVITTNYDCFFENIFEGYKTFVGQDELVFSQLQGIAEIYKIHGSVQNPESIVINKADYQKFYDKGKYLAAKLMTIFMEYPIIFIGYSISDSDIQAILSDVVECLPLDKIETLQKRFIFVEYNPDFIGSEITSHSMIIRSKLLEMTKITLSDFCLLYDALSVKKAALPVKLLRRFKDELYAFALTQQPGPTMQVASLEDGRIDENMLALSIGLTTTGVYGLARAVNSEQWYRNIILHDSLYSCEQLLEFVYPELAKQNSWKLPVWYYISKSNMKSELAEEKAPHSYTEIVTESTIKRNRSAIGERTAWEVWTQEKDNLMKAIRLLGCMPEEKIDVNQYRSILQAIFTENNNILSSLDSPNRSNLHRMIRIYDFLEYGQKKTP, encoded by the coding sequence ATGACACTACAAGAAGTGGTTGCAAGATTTAATACAACTCCATTTTTGTTTGCAGGTTCTGGTATTACCAGAAGATATTATGGATTACCAGACTGGGTTGGCTTATTGACATATTTTGCTGAGAAGGTAAAAAAAGATCCGTTTGCTTATAGATTTTATGAAAACAAAGCTAGCGAGACGGAACATACAGAAGAAAAACTTCCATTGGTTGCAAGCTATATTGAAAAAGATTTTAATGATGCTTGGTTTAATAATGAAGAAGGAATACGTTCGGATTCAGAAAAAGTATACAGTTCAGTTTCCACTGGGGTTTCTCCTTTTAAGGCAGAAATAAGTGAATATATTGCTTCACTGTCAACGGTTAATCCTGTTTATGCGGATGAAGTTGAAAAACTCAGAAATATTGCAAAAGATAATTTGTCCGGTGTGATTACAACAAATTATGATTGCTTTTTCGAGAATATTTTTGAGGGTTATAAAACTTTTGTGGGACAGGATGAACTAGTATTTTCACAGTTGCAAGGAATTGCGGAAATCTATAAAATTCATGGTTCTGTACAAAATCCAGAATCCATTGTCATTAACAAAGCAGATTATCAGAAATTTTATGACAAAGGAAAATATCTTGCCGCAAAATTGATGACGATTTTTATGGAATATCCGATTATTTTCATAGGTTACTCTATTTCAGATTCAGATATTCAGGCGATTCTTAGCGATGTTGTGGAATGTTTGCCATTGGATAAAATAGAAACTTTACAAAAAAGATTTATTTTCGTTGAATATAATCCGGATTTCATTGGAAGTGAGATAACTTCTCATTCAATGATTATACGCAGTAAATTGCTGGAAATGACTAAAATAACACTTTCAGATTTTTGTCTGTTATATGATGCTCTGTCTGTAAAAAAAGCGGCTTTACCAGTTAAATTATTGCGTAGATTTAAGGATGAGCTTTATGCGTTTGCGTTGACTCAACAACCGGGACCAACGATGCAGGTCGCTTCATTGGAAGATGGTCGTATTGATGAAAATATGCTTGCACTTTCGATTGGTTTAACAACGACCGGTGTATATGGTTTAGCAAGAGCAGTAAATTCTGAACAATGGTATAGAAACATTATTTTACACGATTCGTTATATTCATGCGAGCAATTATTAGAATTTGTTTATCCAGAGCTTGCAAAACAAAATTCCTGGAAATTGCCGGTGTGGTATTATATTTCAAAATCTAATATGAAAAGCGAATTGGCAGAAGAAAAAGCCCCACATTCATATACTGAAATTGTCACAGAATCAACAATTAAACGTAATCGTTCTGCAATTGGAGAAAGAACAGCATGGGAAGTATGGACACAAGAAAAAGATAATTTAATGAAGGCAATTCGTTTGCTTGGGTGTATGCCAGAAGAAAAAATAGATGTAAATCAGTATCGAAGTATTTTGCAAGCGATATTTACAGAGAACAACAATATTTTAAGTTCTTTAGATAGTCCGAATCGTAGTAATCTTCACAGAATGATTAGGATATATGATTTTCTGGAATATGGACAAAAAAAGACCCCGTGA
- a CDS encoding carbohydrate ABC transporter permease — translation MEKEGMNKTVVLKSILWLCLGIIFILPVFLIIMNAFKPNNDILTSFISFPKSLYLENFSEAMRIMNFWTVFRNTLFVTVCTVIVASAVSFMSAYGISHLPQKTGDKLYTLFVVGQIIPFHAVMIAISMLSTKLGLTNTHLGLIIFYSGFYTSFGVMTYVGFLKSVPRELEEAAAIDGAGPFRTMVQIILPLVKSTTVTIGILFFLWTWNDLLLPSIMISDVNLRTITVNLYMFKSSTNAQWNLLIAGLVVSMIPIIIIYIVGQKHITSGLTAGAVK, via the coding sequence GTGGAAAAAGAAGGAATGAATAAAACAGTAGTTTTAAAAAGTATTTTGTGGCTGTGCCTTGGAATTATCTTTATACTTCCGGTTTTTCTTATTATCATGAATGCGTTTAAACCGAATAATGATATATTAACCTCGTTTATCTCATTTCCCAAAAGTTTATATCTGGAAAATTTTTCTGAAGCAATGCGGATTATGAACTTTTGGACAGTATTTCGCAATACGCTGTTTGTGACGGTATGTACTGTCATAGTTGCCAGTGCCGTGTCTTTTATGAGTGCATATGGAATTTCACATCTTCCTCAAAAGACAGGTGACAAATTATATACATTGTTTGTAGTAGGACAGATTATTCCATTTCATGCAGTTATGATTGCAATTTCTATGTTATCTACAAAACTGGGACTGACTAATACGCATTTAGGACTGATTATATTTTATAGTGGGTTTTATACATCATTTGGTGTTATGACATATGTTGGTTTTCTGAAGAGTGTGCCAAGAGAGTTGGAAGAGGCTGCTGCAATTGACGGTGCGGGACCTTTCAGAACAATGGTGCAGATTATTTTGCCACTGGTAAAATCCACAACAGTGACAATTGGCATTTTGTTTTTCCTTTGGACATGGAATGATCTGTTACTTCCAAGTATTATGATCAGCGATGTGAACCTTCGTACAATTACAGTCAATTTATATATGTTTAAATCTTCTACTAATGCTCAATGGAACCTTTTGATTGCAGGATTGGTTGTAAGTATGATACCAATTATAATTATTTATATTGTAGGACAGAAACATATTACAAGCGGTTTAACAGCGGGTGCAGTAAAATAA
- a CDS encoding MBL fold metallo-hydrolase, which produces MSTFYEDNMNIKKINGFTLQQVSRDVWAIDEFGIDIMYLIIGTERALLIDTGIGIGNIRSVVETMTHLPYDVVNTHHHYDHVGGNGRFSMVYAHKKAIPVIQEQNNLQSRKEFFRSQEARPEYNYEASLEFDASIMGDFEMKGIEEGFVFHLGNRDLEVLDTPGHTKDGICLLDRKYRLLFSGDTVVSTPVLMFDTFSDTMSTYLESLKKLAQLRNSYELIFPGHYLRPIGSIYIDDQIACIQEILEKHLLGEKEECGMTKSEVYFYQKALASVLYTEDRIC; this is translated from the coding sequence ATGAGCACATTTTATGAAGATAATATGAACATAAAAAAGATAAACGGTTTTACACTTCAGCAGGTATCAAGGGATGTATGGGCAATTGATGAGTTTGGTATAGATATTATGTATTTGATTATTGGAACGGAAAGAGCCTTATTGATTGATACTGGCATTGGAATAGGAAATATACGGTCAGTAGTAGAAACAATGACTCATCTGCCTTATGATGTAGTAAATACGCATCATCATTATGACCATGTGGGTGGAAATGGGCGCTTTTCAATGGTTTATGCACATAAAAAAGCAATTCCGGTTATTCAGGAACAGAATAATCTGCAGTCACGTAAGGAATTTTTCCGTTCACAGGAAGCCCGTCCAGAATACAATTATGAAGCAAGCCTGGAATTTGATGCATCAATTATGGGTGACTTTGAGATGAAAGGAATAGAAGAAGGATTTGTTTTCCATCTTGGAAATAGAGATTTGGAGGTTTTGGATACACCAGGACATACTAAAGATGGAATTTGTTTATTAGACAGAAAATACAGATTACTATTTTCCGGAGATACTGTTGTAAGTACGCCAGTATTGATGTTTGATACGTTTTCTGATACAATGAGTACATATTTGGAATCATTGAAAAAATTAGCTCAATTAAGAAATTCATATGAACTTATTTTTCCGGGTCATTATCTTCGACCAATCGGAAGCATCTATATAGATGACCAGATTGCCTGTATTCAGGAAATATTAGAAAAGCATTTGCTTGGAGAAAAAGAAGAGTGTGGTATGACAAAGAGCGAAGTGTATTTTTACCAAAAGGCTTTAGCTTCTGTGTTATATACAGAAGATAGAATCTGCTGA
- a CDS encoding ATP-binding protein, with protein MYLKRKIDEYLLEWKKNEERLPLIIKGARQIGKTESINHFAEQNYSNIVSINFVLEPKYKTILSDGYAVEDIIKNISMIDTSKRFIAGDTVIIFDELQEFPDIATALKSFRIDGRFDVICSGFLLGINYRKIHSNSVGYKTDYEMFSMDFEEFLWAKGYSEKHIEDILQHMQTGTPFSETELSVYKKLFLEYCVLGGMPAVVKVYIEKNLFTDTLEIQRQIQMDYEEDIRKYAEGLDQTKIVSVYRNVPVQLAKENKKFQLSKIDKKARSREYMGCITWLEDAGVISVCYCLQYPELPLKGNYDDSKFKIYYPDTGLLIASLDEEAQEDLRANKNLGVYKGALYENFVAEAFVKQGLGLYYYKKENATLEEDFFVRTKDELVPVEVKANRNRSKSLRQLISGDSYGDIHWGIKLADSNVGIEDGIYTFPYFCTFLLKRYLREK; from the coding sequence ATGTATTTAAAAAGAAAGATAGATGAGTACCTGCTGGAGTGGAAAAAAAATGAAGAAAGACTTCCGTTAATTATAAAAGGTGCAAGGCAGATTGGAAAAACGGAATCTATTAATCATTTTGCAGAACAAAATTACAGTAATATTGTGAGTATTAATTTTGTTCTGGAACCTAAATATAAAACAATATTAAGTGACGGATATGCTGTTGAAGATATTATAAAAAATATTTCTATGATAGATACATCAAAAAGATTTATAGCAGGTGACACTGTGATTATTTTTGATGAATTACAGGAGTTTCCGGATATTGCAACTGCCTTGAAGTCCTTCCGGATAGATGGAAGATTTGATGTCATATGCAGTGGTTTCTTGCTTGGAATCAATTACAGAAAAATTCATAGCAACAGTGTGGGATATAAAACAGATTATGAAATGTTTTCGATGGACTTTGAAGAATTTCTGTGGGCGAAAGGATACTCGGAGAAGCACATTGAAGATATCTTGCAACATATGCAGACAGGAACTCCATTTTCAGAAACCGAATTATCAGTCTATAAAAAATTGTTTTTGGAATATTGTGTACTTGGCGGTATGCCTGCAGTAGTAAAAGTATATATTGAAAAAAATCTTTTTACAGATACTCTGGAAATCCAGAGACAGATCCAGATGGATTATGAAGAGGATATCAGAAAATACGCTGAAGGTCTGGATCAGACTAAAATTGTAAGTGTCTATCGGAACGTACCTGTACAGCTTGCAAAAGAAAATAAAAAATTTCAATTAAGTAAAATAGACAAAAAAGCCAGAAGTCGAGAATATATGGGATGTATAACCTGGCTCGAAGATGCAGGTGTGATTTCTGTATGTTATTGTCTGCAGTATCCGGAGCTTCCATTAAAGGGAAACTATGATGACTCAAAATTCAAAATCTATTATCCAGATACAGGATTGTTGATTGCTTCATTAGATGAAGAAGCACAAGAAGATCTTCGGGCGAATAAAAATCTTGGAGTATACAAAGGTGCCCTATATGAAAATTTCGTAGCAGAGGCGTTTGTGAAACAGGGGCTTGGACTATATTATTATAAAAAAGAAAATGCTACCTTGGAAGAAGATTTTTTTGTAAGGACAAAAGACGAGCTGGTTCCGGTAGAAGTGAAGGCGAACAGGAACCGGTCTAAGTCATTGAGGCAATTGATATCCGGTGATTCTTATGGAGATATTCACTGGGGAATAAAACTTGCAGACAGCAATGTTGGAATAGAAGACGGGATTTATACATTTCCATATTTCTGTACGTTCTTATTAAAACGGTATCTCAGAGAAAAATAA